AGGCTTGAGGCCTGGTATTGACCCAGTGTCTGACTTCATGCATGCTGACATCCCACAATGACTTAGTGACAATGTGTGAGTTAGACTTTGCTCAGATTATAAGACTGATCCCTCTCATGTATCAGAGCCACATGAAAATGTTATGTGATTAGTGCACTCTTACAACATCTATGTAAGGAAAACACTATCAATTATTTTCAAGTGGGTAATAAGCTAATAATATATAAACTAATATTTGCATAGTTACATTTGGTTACATTTGTCATAACAAAGTATTAGTATTATTCTGACAGTgttaagatttaaaaatatacaatactGATGGTTAAAAATGCAATTGTGTAAGTGTTCACTCATCAATTTTCCTCAACTATGTTTATCAACAGAAAGTAAAAAGATCACATCTTTTGTCAAATGAAGTACTGCCTGACATTACAGTCTGTTGTACACATCACAACTGTCTGTGCACTCTTCCACCGTTAAGACAAAACCATTACAATGATGGGCTCAACTCACGGTTCTGCTAAAAAAGTACACCAGAACAGAAAACTAAATCAGACAACTAAatgcagtttatttaaaaaatatgtgttgGTGTTCAAGTCTCCTACTTGTCATCACTTTAAAACTAAAAGTAGCTGGCTCCTAAGTGTATTATTTATGggatgtttttgtaaaaactgatcatttttctCAAATTGGTGTTTGACTTTGCGTTACACACGTCATACATATCCTGTACCTTGTACTTGTTTCATATAAGTCAAAAAGCACCAAGATAAAACatttccatcacagtttccattaacagttttcagctttttctgtgttttaggGGAACATTGACCTTCAGTTAATGGCTGCGAGCACTATTACAgacttaaaaataaatctcatttTTCCTTCCTGAAGCAGCCCCCAAAAATGTTATGGTAATGTCTGTTGACATGACAACTGATCTGAGGCCCTGACATCTCCCCCGGGTGCACTAAAGTCTGCTGGCCCTCCTTTAGCACTGCTGCTGAATTTCTTACTTAACAACTACACTGTTGCTTGCCTTGGCTTATAAGTATGCTCATAATGACTACGTCATACACACATAATGCTAAAGGACTGATGCTAAAACAACATAAGGGTTTTCCCCACCATTAACCATTATGTGCTTTTGTTAACTTATATTGTCATTTATATTGTCAGGTGAACATTTCAAATTCAATCAGCAACAAGCTCATCCATACAAAGTACGGGGCCAAACATCCTCTTGTTGGTAAaacatgttggaaaaaaaacagtgtcaaaCAAATAGTAATAAAAAGCAAAGGCCACAAtgccagggtttttttttttgttttttttttttgaagaaactCTGGGATGTAGCATTCCCCAGCACCCTGCTAGCACTTTTCTAcaagtaaaaacactgtatgGACACACACTCTTAGAAGCCAATGTGATTAAAAGTTGAAAATGTAGTGTCAACATTTTCTCATAGTGCTTTTACCATTTTACCATTACTTAATGGATGTTCAAAATTAATCAGATGTGAGTTGTAAAATGCCATCACCAGCTTAGTTAGAATCTTGATGAACTAGAACTAGAACAGATGATGAGAATGTTCAGTTATCACATCATCACTCTAGAACTCTGACAGAATACTGTACATTCTGGTTGAAGCCTGGATCTACAGAACAAACCTCATTTACCTTCATGACCTTGAACCGAGTACCGTCTCTGTCTTTGGTGAACGAACGTACAACTGTTATAGAACGACGACAACTGATATTGACGACCACTATTTTAACTTCAACTTCTACTTCTACTTCAACAACTGTGACTGCTGTCTTTGCTGCAACTCAACAACAAATGGACCCACAAAGACACCTGGTAAGATTTTCTCATTTGACCtggagaaacttttttttcttcactgtgccTCTGATACTTGGCAGATTACATTAGATTAGATTCAACTTTATTCTCATTGCACAGAATACAAGCACTGAGACAACGAGATGTAGTTAAAGATTGAACcagaaaaacagtgaagtgCAGAGTAATGTGCATATGTATAGAGATCTGTAAATAACAGTGGGGGGTGAATATGAATTGTCTAAAAAATGTACAATGTGAACAGTATTAGCAGAATAGCAGTTCTAGTGCAGTAGCTCTGTGTTGAGGAGTGTTTCCAGGAGTCCTGTCCTTAGACTAAAGTAGATTCAATTGTATAAATAAGTGTACATGTTGTGTTAAGGTGTGACTGGACTTTTAGCCTTGAACTACATgtatgtttctatttttcaggCATTTGGACAAATGCCATTCACTGCTCCCCTTTACGGGCAAGTCGCTGCTTCCTTTTACGGGGCAGCACAGTTCAACCCTGTTGTAgtacagctgcagcagactgtACAGGGCCTAAGAGATGCCCTCTACTCCGCCATCTCTGAGATAAAGGCTGTGAAGGAAGAGAACAAGGCTCTTAAGGAGCAAgtgaggaagatggagaggaagcacagagaggagctgaaagaaaaagatgagctCCTTAACAGAGAAGTCAACAAAAGGAGGGCTCGTACTCAGGCTTATGTCAACTGCCTGGACCTGCTCAATAGACAAGAAAAGGCCCTTAAGAGTGCAGAGCTGAGAGGTAAAGCTCTAGAGTCAAACCTGAGATGGGAGCTGACTCTCAAAGAAGAGAAACatcaggaggagaagaaatacAAGGAGGAAGTGGAAGAGGAGACCAAGAGGAGTGAGGATGGTTGGAGGAGAATGGAGAGCCACCTCAGAGAGGAGCTCAATCATAAGGATGAGCTCcttaaaaaagaaaccaaaaaaaggaAGGCTCGCACTCAGGCTTATGTTGACTGCATGAACCTGctcagtcaaaaagaaaaagatctgaAAGAGAGTGAAGAGCAGACACATGACGCCTTAGAGAAGAGTCTAAAACTGGAGCTGGCTCTGAAAGaccagagagagcaggaggacaaatacaaagagaaggtggaggaggagactAAGAGGGCTGAGGATGAactgaggaggatggagagccagttcacagaggagctgaaagaaaaagatgagctCCTAAACAGAGAAATCAACAAAAGGAGGGCTCATACTCAGGCTTATGTTGACTGCATGAACCTGCTCAGTCAAAAAGACAAGGAGCTGAAGGAGAGCGAGGAGCAGACACGTAAAGCTTTAGAGAAGAGTCTGAGCCTGGAGCTGGctctgaaacaacagagagagcaggaggagaagaagagccaagagaagatgaagaacaAAGACAACGAAAAGCTGGAGAAGAACCAAGGAGGTGACGATGGTCATAGGAGGATAGAGAGCCAGCTGAGAcaggagctgaaagaaaaagatgagctCCTGGAAACAGGAATCAAAAAAAGGAAGGCCTGCACTAAGGCGTACCTGGACTGCCTGGTCCTGCTCAGTCAGAAAGAGAAGGAGCTtcaggagagagaagagcagagacgAAACGCCTTAGAGAAGAGTCTGAGACTGGAACTGGCtctaaaacaacagagagagcaggaggagaacaAGAGCCAAGAAAAGATGGAGAACCAACACGATGAAAAgacggaggaggagacagagaggagtgaaGCTAAAGAgatgaatgagaaaaaagagaaaccaaagaagaagagggggaagaaaaagaacagggGTTAGCCACAACAGAGGATCCCTCCCTCTGAAACCCCACCCCTTTCCCCCCATCTTACCTTACCCACTCCCCTCACCCTCCTTCCCCTTTCCtgccctctctttccctcttacCCCTTTCTCTTTTACCCCTTTAcccctctttcccctctctcccccacctctttccctctccctaaAACAAACCCTTCATGTCTTGTTTGTCATGTGTGTTAAATATATGTTTTCAAATCATTTGTGAGGACTGTGATGTTTCATGTCAActcttcagttcagttctgtTGAAGTGAATTACTCTACATCTGCCTGTGTACGCCTTTCTGAATATAGATACAGGATTCCTGGCTctacagtattacagtatatgtgttGGTGGAACAGATCAGATATGATCATCTTCTCTTTTATATCtttaaatttgttgtttgttttagacgTCAAGTAGAAAACAGGAGTTAAATCAGTCTTAATGCTCTAAAAGATCACTGGGTCTGCACAGTTTActcaacaacagagaaaaataaaatatcatttagatgatctgattttaaaaagctcTGTCCCTAATGGTAACACACCTGAATCAACTGTGTTCAAAAACAACTTCCACCTCTGGCCATCAATGACCCAAAAGAAATATTCCATAAAATAATACAGCACTGTCCACATGGTGTGgctgtggttttggttttatacCCTTCAGTTCAAATTTAGGGAATAGCCCTTTAATGGCTAAAGACTGCCAATCACCTTTGTATAAAATTGCTCAAAATATAATGAGTGGGTTAATGTTCGAGGATGGACCTTATGTAATGTCACAGTGTTAACTTTCAGACCAAAACATAAAGATAACTGCTGCTAAGAGGTTGGCAGAGGAAGGAGCAGACTGTGTGAGGCCTATTTGTTAAAACATACTGAATCTTCAAACAAAACTTATTTTATACCTGAACTAACTTGTTATAAatgagtcacacacaaacacagacacacacgatGGCATCTCGCTTCATAAACACTCACGTCAGCGTTAAATGTGACACAACAGCATTTGCACTGAAGAAGAAACTTTTCATGCAGTATAAAGCAGCTGTGGACGACAGATACTGTGACAATCACTCAGAATAATTTATAGATAAAAGCAGACTGATTTACTGACGTTTCTGCTTTAAACACAATAAACTTTAACTTTTCAATGATGATTTAAACTCTTCTCCTCTGGTTGGAGAGTAGTTAACACAGTTGATACATCACATAAGTTTTTGTCTTGATATTCTCCTCTGCCATATGTATTCAAAGTCTGTCTGCATCTCCTGCCCCCGTAGGAGACGTACAGACTAGACTATAAGTGCTTTGCCTCCTCCATTATAAAATCTCTGCTCAAGTGTTCAGAGACGTGATTTGCCCAGGAGATAAAAGAGTCACTGAGAAAGATGAATGTATGAGGTATTCATCACTTCTGCTCATGTCACAAAGCTGTTCCGATTAAATGTGTCGCCGCATGTAAATACCAGACTGTGTTTAATCACATCCCATGTAAACACTTGACCAGAAATCAGTCAGAATGATTcaaatcagaatgaaaaacGTGTGCATATAACTGCTATTTATGACACGACAATCACTGTGGGGGGGGTGGGAATCAGCACAAAATCCTGACCCTTCAGAGCAATGCTATAAATACAAGGGTTACACAGACCCAGACCCTCTTCCCTGTGGTACACTTGCTTTTTCCAATTTTCAGGTTAATACCTGAAGTGGAGTAGCACGCCTCAGGCTCAGCCCAGGGAATACTTTGTTTGCCTACAATATTGTGTCGCTAATGATCCAAATTAGAAACAGTCTC
This sequence is a window from Lates calcarifer isolate ASB-BC8 unplaced genomic scaffold, TLL_Latcal_v3 _unitig_8_quiver_1220, whole genome shotgun sequence. Protein-coding genes within it:
- the LOC108880334 gene encoding trichohyalin gives rise to the protein MYVSIFQAFGQMPFTAPLYGQVAASFYGAAQFNPVVVQLQQTVQGLRDALYSAISEIKAVKEENKALKEQVRKMERKHREELKEKDELLNREVNKRRARTQAYVNCLDLLNRQEKALKSAELRGKALESNLRWELTLKEEKHQEEKKYKEEVEEETKRSEDGWRRMESHLREELNHKDELLKKETKKRKARTQAYVDCMNLLSQKEKDLKESEEQTHDALEKSLKLELALKDQREQEDKYKEKVEEETKRAEDELRRMESQFTEELKEKDELLNREINKRRAHTQAYVDCMNLLSQKDKELKESEEQTRKALEKSLSLELALKQQREQEEKKSQEKMKNKDNEKLEKNQGGDDGHRRIESQLRQELKEKDELLETGIKKRKACTKAYLDCLVLLSQKEKELQEREEQRRNALEKSLRLELALKQQREQEENKSQEKMENQHDEKTEEETERSEAKEMNEKKEKPKKKRGKKKNRG